GCTGGACGGGGTGCGCATCGCCGTGCTGGCGGCGGACGGGTTCGAGCAGGTCGAGGTGACGCGGCCCGTCAAGGCACTGGAGAAGCACGGGGCGGAGGTGGAGATCGTGTCGCTCCGCCCGGGGTCGATCCAGGGGATGAACCTGCTCTACCCGGGCAAGAAGATCGACGTCGACCGGACGGTGTTCACCGCGGACCCCGCCGCGTACGACGGCCTGCACATCCCCGGCGGGTTCATCAACCCCGACTTCGTGCGGCAGAGCGACGAGGCGCTCGAGTTCGTGCGCGCGTTCGAGGCCGCGGGCAAGCCGATCGCGACGATCTGCCACGGCCCGTGGGTGCTCGTCTCGGCGGGTCTCGTGCGGGGGCGCCGCCTCACGTCGTGGCCCGGGATCAAGGACGACGTGCGCAACGCGGGCGGCGTGTGGGTGGACTCGCCGGTGGTGCACGACCGCAACTGGGTCTCCAGCCGCGGGCCCCAGGATCTGCACGCGTTCGACAAGGCCATCGTCGAGCACTTCGCCCAGGGCGCCGCCCACACCGGCCGCACCACGCCGGCCGCGGCGCGCGACGGGTCGTGGCAGCGGCTCCTCGCGGGCAGCGTCGCGGCGGCGACGGTCGGCCTCGTGGCCCGACAGGCGTGGCGGGCGCGGTGAACGCGGTGGCGGCATCCACTCCGGAGGGACGGATGGCAGCGCAACGCAGCGACGGCGAACGGCTCGCGAAGGCGCTCGGGTGGTTCAGCATCGGGCTGGGGGTCGCGCAGCTGGCGGCCCCGCGGCGCATGAATCGGCTGATCGGCGTCGACCCCGACGGAAAGAGCACGGCGACGATGCGCGCCATCGGGGTGCGCGAGATCGCGGCGGGCGTGGGCCTCCTCTCGCAGCCCCGCCCGACCCAGTGGGCATGGGGGCGGGTCGCGGGCGACGCGATGGACCTCGTGCTGGTCGGCGACGCCCTCAACTCGGACGACAACGACCGACCCCGAGCGGCGACCACGCTGGCCCTGCTGTTCGGGATCACCGCGCTGGACGTGTACTGCGCCCAGCGCCTCACCAACACACGGAGAGCCCCGATGACGACGGCAGTCGACGCGGAACGGCAGGAAGGCATCCGGGTCCGCAAGAGCGTCACCGTGAACCGGCCGGCCGACGAGGTCTACGCCTTCTGGCGCAACCTCGAGAACCTGCCGCGCTTCATGAAGAA
This Roseisolibacter agri DNA region includes the following protein-coding sequences:
- a CDS encoding type 1 glutamine amidotransferase domain-containing protein — encoded protein: MFDSQELDGVRIAVLAADGFEQVEVTRPVKALEKHGAEVEIVSLRPGSIQGMNLLYPGKKIDVDRTVFTADPAAYDGLHIPGGFINPDFVRQSDEALEFVRAFEAAGKPIATICHGPWVLVSAGLVRGRRLTSWPGIKDDVRNAGGVWVDSPVVHDRNWVSSRGPQDLHAFDKAIVEHFAQGAAHTGRTTPAAARDGSWQRLLAGSVAAATVGLVARQAWRAR